One window of the Tetragenococcus koreensis genome contains the following:
- a CDS encoding alpha-glucoside-specific PTS transporter subunit IIBC, which yields MMQKIQRFGGAMIVPVLLLAFNGIILALSTVFQNPDIVGSIATQGTFWSNIWGVIEEGGWTVFNNMELLFVIGLPISLAKKASGRAVLESFVIYMTWNTFMNAILQTWNFGVDLSNPDAIGIKSIGGVTTLDTSIIGAILLAGVAIYLHNRFYDTTLPEWLGVFSGSSFVVILGFIAALPLAFLAAWVWPPIQDGIAQLQGFMASSGTIGIGIYVFLERILIPTGLHHFIYQPFDLGPAVVQGGTISYWFEHLSEIANSTDSLRELFPGGGFQFQNVSKVFAPIGIGGAFIVTSKPENRKKTMALVIPTALTAILSGITEPFEFTFLFLAPQLFFVHALLAASMSMIMYAMGVSASIGGGFIANFSQFILPMWANHKDAIFIFLGVGLAFSVIYFFLFRWAIVRFNIKTPGREDSGEVKMYSKKDFKEKQATGGVAMSSIRESDNPNAQKAAQFLEGLGGAQNITDVTNCATRLRVSVADEGQVLEDDFFKGGGAHGIVRNGKAFQVIVGLDVPKVREFFEEIVEDENKNYEGDE from the coding sequence ATGATGCAAAAAATTCAACGCTTCGGCGGGGCGATGATCGTACCTGTTTTATTGCTTGCATTTAACGGAATTATCTTAGCTTTATCGACTGTCTTTCAAAATCCCGATATTGTTGGTTCTATTGCCACACAAGGAACCTTTTGGAGTAATATTTGGGGAGTGATTGAAGAAGGCGGTTGGACAGTCTTCAATAATATGGAGTTGCTCTTTGTTATTGGGTTACCGATTAGTTTAGCAAAAAAGGCTAGTGGTCGTGCAGTATTGGAATCATTTGTTATTTATATGACGTGGAACACTTTTATGAACGCTATTTTGCAGACGTGGAATTTTGGCGTTGATTTAAGCAATCCAGATGCGATAGGAATTAAGTCAATCGGTGGTGTAACAACTCTTGATACCAGTATTATCGGAGCAATTTTATTAGCTGGTGTAGCGATTTATTTACATAACCGGTTTTACGACACTACGCTACCTGAATGGTTGGGCGTTTTCTCTGGTTCCTCATTTGTCGTTATTTTAGGATTTATTGCAGCATTGCCATTAGCTTTCTTAGCTGCCTGGGTTTGGCCACCGATTCAAGATGGCATTGCCCAATTACAAGGGTTTATGGCTTCAAGTGGAACAATTGGCATTGGTATTTATGTCTTCTTGGAACGAATTTTGATACCAACCGGTCTGCACCATTTTATCTATCAGCCATTTGATTTAGGTCCCGCAGTTGTTCAAGGCGGAACAATCAGCTATTGGTTTGAACATTTATCAGAAATTGCCAATTCTACTGACTCTTTAAGAGAACTTTTTCCTGGGGGAGGATTTCAATTCCAAAATGTTTCAAAAGTATTTGCACCAATTGGAATTGGAGGAGCTTTTATAGTAACATCCAAACCGGAAAATCGGAAAAAGACAATGGCTTTAGTTATCCCAACAGCACTTACTGCAATTTTATCAGGTATTACGGAACCATTTGAATTTACTTTCTTGTTCCTAGCACCGCAATTATTTTTTGTTCATGCGTTGTTAGCTGCATCAATGAGTATGATTATGTACGCAATGGGTGTATCGGCTTCTATTGGTGGTGGTTTCATCGCTAACTTTTCCCAGTTTATTTTACCAATGTGGGCCAATCATAAAGACGCTATATTTATTTTCTTAGGCGTGGGTTTAGCCTTTTCAGTGATTTATTTCTTCTTGTTCCGCTGGGCGATCGTTCGATTCAATATTAAAACACCAGGACGTGAGGATAGCGGTGAAGTCAAAATGTACAGTAAAAAAGACTTTAAAGAAAAACAAGCGACAGGCGGTGTGGCCATGTCTAGCATTAGAGAAAGTGACAATCCAAATGCACAAAAAGCCGCTCAATTCTTAGAAGGACTTGGAGGTGCGCAAAATATTACAGATGTGACCAATTGCGCAACGAGGCTGCGCGTTTCTGTGGCAGATGAAGGACAAGTATTAGAAGATGATTTCTTTAAAGGAGGCGGTGCGCACGGAATTGTACGAAACGGGAAAGCATTTCAAGTCATTGTTGGACTTGATGTGCCGAAAGTAAGAGAGTTTTTTGAAGAAATTGTAGAAGATGAAAACAAGAATTACGAAGGAGACGAATAA
- a CDS encoding 6-phospho-alpha-glucosidase, which yields MTLKKQSIVVAGGGSTFTPGIVLMLLENLDKFPIRSLKFYDNDAKRQKQVADATEIIIKERAPEIEFKTTTDPEEAFTDVDFVMAHIRVGKYAMREKDEKIPMKYGVIGQETCGPGGIAYGMRSIGGVLEILDYMEKYSPDAWMLNYSNPAAIVADATSRLRPNSKIINICDMPVGIEHRMAEVLGLKSRKEMVVRYYGLNHFGWWTDIRDKDGNDLMPQLIDWVKEHGYVTPSELEGTSDEEIEPSWAYTFGKAKEVQWLDPDTLPNTYLKYYFYPQDEAEHSDPEYTRANEVMDHREKNVFSECNRIANIKTAEDAKLVADDHASYIVDLARAIAYNTKERMLLIVPNHGAVENFDAEGMVEVPCIVGSQGPEPMTQGSIPRFQKGLMEQQVAVEKLVVEAWMEGSYQKLWQALTLSRIVPNARVAKQILDDLIEANKDFWPVLK from the coding sequence ATGACTTTGAAAAAACAATCAATCGTAGTAGCAGGCGGCGGAAGCACATTTACACCGGGAATTGTATTAATGTTGTTAGAAAACTTGGACAAATTTCCTATTCGTTCATTAAAATTTTATGACAATGATGCTAAGCGACAAAAACAAGTGGCCGATGCGACAGAAATTATTATCAAAGAACGTGCACCGGAAATCGAATTTAAAACTACTACTGACCCCGAAGAAGCTTTTACTGATGTTGATTTTGTCATGGCGCATATCCGTGTTGGGAAATATGCAATGCGTGAAAAAGATGAAAAAATCCCAATGAAATATGGTGTGATTGGTCAAGAAACTTGTGGTCCTGGTGGAATTGCTTATGGAATGCGTTCCATCGGTGGAGTCTTGGAAATCCTTGACTACATGGAAAAATATTCGCCAGATGCCTGGATGCTAAATTATTCGAATCCGGCAGCAATCGTAGCCGATGCGACAAGCAGACTCCGTCCTAACAGCAAGATCATCAACATTTGCGACATGCCAGTAGGAATCGAACATCGCATGGCAGAAGTATTAGGCTTAAAATCTCGTAAAGAAATGGTCGTTCGTTATTATGGCCTGAATCACTTTGGCTGGTGGACAGATATTCGCGATAAAGATGGAAATGACTTAATGCCGCAATTAATCGATTGGGTTAAAGAACATGGTTATGTTACGCCAAGTGAATTAGAAGGAACTTCTGATGAAGAAATAGAACCAAGCTGGGCCTACACCTTTGGTAAAGCCAAAGAAGTACAATGGCTTGATCCGGATACTTTACCGAATACGTATTTGAAATATTATTTCTACCCACAAGATGAAGCAGAGCATAGCGATCCAGAATATACACGTGCCAATGAAGTCATGGATCATCGTGAAAAAAATGTGTTCAGTGAATGTAACCGTATCGCTAACATTAAAACAGCGGAAGACGCAAAATTAGTGGCTGATGATCATGCAAGTTATATTGTTGATCTAGCTCGAGCAATTGCCTATAACACCAAAGAACGTATGCTTCTAATTGTGCCAAATCATGGAGCAGTAGAAAACTTTGATGCAGAAGGCATGGTAGAAGTTCCTTGTATTGTAGGATCGCAAGGACCAGAGCCTATGACCCAAGGTTCTATCCCTCGTTTCCAAAAAGGATTGATGGAACAACAAGTAGCGGTAGAAAAATTGGTCGTTGAAGCTTGGATGGAAGGATCGTATCAAAAATTATGGCAAGCTCTTACTCTATCTCGTATCGTACCTAACGCACGGGTAGCAAAACAAATTTTGGATGATTTAATTGAAGCTAATAAAGATTTCTGGCCAGTATTAAAATAG
- a CDS encoding acetylornithine transaminase, producing the protein MKSYLFPTYQRKSFEIVEGTGSWAKDNLGNAYLDFTSGIGVTNLGYQHPLIESVLIEQAQKIWHTTNLYENHLQEAVAQRLANGQDFLSYFCSSGAEANEAAIKLARKYTGKSEIISFENSFHGRTYGAMSATPQANIQAGFSPLVPDFVYLPFNEITPLKRQINQNTAAVIVELIQGEGGIVPADIEWVQQVAQLCHDNDVLLIIDEVQTGIGRTGTLFAYEQYQIEPDIFTSAKALGNGFPVGAMVGKEKLKSAFGVGSHGTTFGGNPLAMAVANEVLTIIQTTDLLSEAQEKGTYFFERLTTINPKYIKEIRGKGLMVGIELKESLAVADVINELTDVGLLTLNAGTNTLRLLPPLTLTKAEIDIGIDKLKAVLENPTF; encoded by the coding sequence ATGAAAAGTTATTTATTTCCCACTTACCAAAGAAAATCATTTGAGATTGTAGAAGGGACAGGCAGTTGGGCCAAGGACAATTTAGGTAACGCCTATCTTGATTTTACCAGTGGGATCGGTGTGACAAATCTTGGCTACCAGCATCCTTTAATCGAATCAGTATTAATAGAACAAGCCCAAAAAATCTGGCATACCACCAATCTATACGAAAACCATCTGCAGGAAGCTGTTGCACAAAGATTAGCTAATGGGCAGGATTTTTTGTCGTACTTTTGCAGTAGCGGCGCTGAAGCTAACGAAGCTGCAATCAAATTAGCAAGAAAATATACGGGGAAGTCAGAGATCATTTCTTTTGAAAACTCTTTTCACGGCCGGACATATGGAGCAATGTCAGCTACCCCACAAGCCAATATACAAGCTGGTTTTTCACCGTTGGTTCCAGATTTTGTTTATTTACCCTTTAATGAGATTACTCCTTTAAAAAGACAAATCAATCAAAATACGGCTGCAGTCATAGTGGAATTAATTCAAGGAGAAGGCGGAATCGTTCCAGCCGATATTGAATGGGTGCAGCAAGTCGCTCAACTGTGTCACGATAACGATGTCCTTTTGATTATCGATGAAGTACAAACTGGAATCGGCCGAACCGGAACGCTTTTTGCCTATGAACAATACCAGATTGAACCTGATATCTTTACTTCGGCTAAAGCACTTGGCAATGGTTTTCCAGTTGGCGCAATGGTAGGCAAAGAAAAATTGAAGTCGGCTTTTGGAGTTGGAAGCCATGGCACGACTTTTGGAGGGAACCCATTAGCGATGGCGGTTGCCAATGAAGTGTTAACAATTATACAAACCACCGATTTGTTGTCAGAAGCCCAAGAAAAAGGTACCTATTTTTTTGAACGCCTAACTACCATTAATCCTAAATATATTAAAGAAATTCGTGGTAAGGGGCTAATGGTCGGGATTGAATTAAAAGAAAGTCTTGCGGTAGCAGATGTAATCAATGAATTAACTGATGTAGGATTATTAACTTTAAATGCCGGGACGAACACCTTGCGGCTTTTACCTCCACTGACACTCACCAAAGCAGAAATCGATATTGGAATTGATAAATTAAAAGCTGTTTTGGAAAATCCTACTTTTTAG
- a CDS encoding transposase, with protein MSIITQTNSTSEEFSHSISNFFHRFHLSDALKKSNAKHKKGHPVSVIFSFLLASIFTHGSTYRSYRKQKEELPFSDKTFRNLLNDPRIHWQKLQILIAKAVLAFLRPLTSQDRKTTFIIDDSMYTRLNAQKVECAALQYDHAQKKYLKGFRYLQLGWSDGNSFIPVAFSLLSGKRKIQSNNPLGDQRTNAGKRRAQAFRKGTEVTVELLREALKQGVQADYVLFDTWFSSPKMFQEIRTLQCHCVAMIKRSKKVHYRYQGQMMDVKQIFQANKKRRGRSRYLLSVQVEALVDNERLPIKLVYIRNRNKRNEYLVLASTDPALTEDEIIQLYSRRWNIEIYFKMCKQYLKLAKYQGLSYDGIFAHTTLVAVAYMILAVQERESKDDRTLGELFYLLLDELSEFSVAEAILQLLDLFQEAFANEYVLDETVLNNIIEQFLAKLPSSVQNQLKGTGTS; from the coding sequence ATGTCAATTATAACACAAACAAACTCAACTTCGGAAGAATTTTCGCATTCCATATCGAACTTTTTCCATCGTTTCCATCTTTCTGATGCGCTGAAAAAATCCAACGCAAAGCACAAGAAAGGGCATCCAGTTTCTGTTATTTTTTCTTTTTTACTGGCTTCGATTTTTACCCATGGCTCGACCTATCGCTCTTATCGAAAACAAAAAGAAGAACTCCCCTTTTCCGATAAAACGTTTCGAAATTTGTTAAATGATCCACGGATCCACTGGCAAAAACTTCAGATTTTGATTGCAAAAGCGGTCTTGGCTTTTTTACGTCCGCTAACAAGTCAAGATCGGAAAACGACCTTTATCATCGATGATTCCATGTACACACGCTTAAATGCTCAAAAAGTCGAATGTGCAGCACTCCAATATGATCACGCCCAAAAGAAATATTTGAAAGGCTTTCGCTATTTACAGTTAGGCTGGAGTGACGGCAATAGCTTTATCCCTGTCGCTTTTTCGCTGCTTTCAGGAAAGCGAAAAATCCAATCAAATAACCCCTTGGGGGACCAACGGACAAACGCGGGAAAACGCCGCGCACAGGCTTTCCGCAAAGGAACAGAAGTAACGGTAGAACTCTTACGTGAGGCGCTGAAACAAGGCGTCCAAGCCGACTATGTCTTATTTGATACCTGGTTTTCGAGTCCTAAAATGTTTCAAGAGATTCGCACCTTGCAATGCCACTGCGTCGCCATGATCAAACGTTCAAAGAAGGTGCATTATCGTTATCAAGGACAAATGATGGATGTCAAACAAATCTTTCAAGCCAATAAAAAGCGTCGCGGCCGCTCACGTTATCTCCTAAGCGTCCAAGTGGAAGCCCTGGTTGACAACGAGAGATTGCCGATAAAATTAGTCTATATTCGAAATCGCAATAAGCGCAATGAGTATCTCGTTTTGGCTTCCACAGATCCAGCCTTAACCGAAGACGAAATCATTCAGCTTTATTCCCGACGCTGGAATATTGAAATTTACTTTAAAATGTGTAAACAATACCTAAAATTAGCGAAATACCAAGGCCTTTCCTATGATGGCATTTTCGCTCATACCACGCTCGTTGCAGTTGCCTATATGATTTTAGCCGTTCAAGAACGTGAGAGTAAAGACGACCGCACGTTGGGGGAGTTGTTTTATCTTCTACTCGATGAGCTTTCCGAGTTTTCCGTGGCCGAAGCAATCTTGCAGTTATTGGATTTATTTCAAGAAGCTTTCGCCAACGAATATGTCTTAGATGAGACGGTTTTAAATAACATTATCGAGCAGTTTCTTGCCAAGCTTCCCTCTTCGGTCCAAAATCAACTCAAAGGGACGGGGACAAGTTAA
- a CDS encoding glycoside hydrolase family 1 protein, with translation MKLRDDFYWGNSVSSMQTEGAWNEGGKGKSVYDIREATENASDWKVATDSYHRYQEDFDYMQDLGMNMYRFQISWSRVNPEGNGEWNEEGIAFYDQFIDELIARGIEPMVCLYHFDTPLHLAETYNGFISKEVVNAFVRYGKEMVDRFGHKVKHWLTFNEQNIFSMPDEGFRVAGYLTGEQTLEELYQIQHNTMVCHASIANYIHENTDAKISGMLAYQEVYPATSHPEDIRLAREFDEFLNHHYLDMYTYGKRPDSYLKFIENRKFDLAITEEELAEIMKLRSDYLSFSYYSSTTIDHTQVPADAAPNEYMPLGKKDNPYIDTTEWNWQIDPDGFRDILNKIYQRYNLPVFPIENGIGVIEKWDGKHPIEDDYRIAYHKDHLLALLKAVNLDGVDVLGYLGWGLIDILSSQGDMRKRYGVVYVNRENHDLKDLKRVPKKSYDWFKQVIQTNGDYLLK, from the coding sequence ATGAAGTTACGTGATGATTTTTATTGGGGAAATTCTGTATCCAGTATGCAAACAGAGGGCGCTTGGAATGAAGGAGGCAAAGGAAAATCTGTTTATGATATTAGAGAAGCAACAGAAAATGCTTCCGATTGGAAAGTAGCGACAGATTCTTATCATCGCTACCAAGAAGATTTTGATTATATGCAGGATCTAGGGATGAATATGTACCGCTTTCAAATTTCCTGGAGTCGAGTCAATCCAGAAGGAAATGGCGAGTGGAACGAAGAAGGGATTGCGTTTTATGATCAATTTATTGATGAGCTGATTGCTCGCGGGATCGAGCCGATGGTTTGTTTGTATCACTTTGATACGCCGCTGCACTTAGCCGAAACCTACAACGGATTTATTTCAAAAGAAGTAGTAAATGCGTTTGTTCGCTACGGAAAAGAAATGGTTGATCGTTTTGGTCATAAGGTGAAACACTGGTTGACTTTTAATGAACAAAACATTTTTAGCATGCCAGATGAAGGATTCCGAGTTGCAGGTTATTTAACTGGCGAGCAAACATTAGAAGAATTATACCAAATTCAGCATAATACGATGGTTTGTCATGCCAGTATTGCTAACTATATTCATGAAAATACTGATGCCAAAATCAGCGGTATGCTGGCTTATCAGGAAGTTTATCCGGCAACGAGTCATCCGGAAGATATACGTTTAGCACGTGAATTTGATGAATTTCTAAATCATCATTATTTAGACATGTATACCTACGGCAAACGACCAGACTCCTATTTGAAATTTATTGAAAACCGTAAGTTTGACCTAGCGATTACTGAAGAAGAGTTAGCTGAAATTATGAAATTGCGCAGTGATTATTTGTCCTTTAGCTATTATTCCAGTACGACCATAGACCATACACAAGTACCAGCAGATGCTGCACCGAATGAATATATGCCACTTGGTAAAAAAGATAATCCTTATATTGATACGACGGAATGGAATTGGCAGATCGATCCTGATGGTTTCCGTGATATTTTAAATAAAATCTATCAACGATATAACCTGCCCGTTTTTCCAATCGAAAATGGGATTGGCGTTATAGAAAAGTGGGATGGCAAACATCCAATTGAAGATGATTATCGCATTGCTTACCATAAAGACCATCTCCTTGCTTTGTTAAAGGCGGTTAACCTAGACGGTGTAGATGTCTTAGGATACTTAGGTTGGGGACTAATTGATATTTTAAGCTCACAAGGAGACATGCGCAAACGCTATGGCGTGGTTTATGTTAATCGGGAAAATCATGATCTAAAAGATTTAAAACGAGTCCCTAAAAAAAGTTATGATTGGTTCAAACAAGTCATTCAGACAAATGGTGATTATCTATTGAAATGA
- a CDS encoding ArgE/DapE family deacylase produces MDKKEKMSLLQEIIQIKSVNGDEMDVAKILKRVLDDADIDNEILPFGDNRANLVATLGEGHPVLAVSGHMDVVDVDEENWDTDPFKLVEKGDMLYGRGVTDMKAGLAALIIAMIELKEAGTPLNGTIKLLATSGEEVGQLGAEKLTEQGYMKDVDALMIAEPSGYRCVYGNKGELNVTVNSKGKAAHSSMPKAGVNAVEHLLHLLANIEGKIKQATDGINNDVLGGTVFNIDVINGGNQINAIPASAQA; encoded by the coding sequence TTGGATAAAAAAGAAAAAATGTCTTTATTACAAGAAATCATTCAAATCAAATCGGTCAACGGCGATGAAATGGATGTTGCAAAAATTTTAAAGAGAGTGTTGGATGATGCCGACATCGACAATGAAATTTTACCATTTGGTGATAATCGGGCAAATCTAGTCGCAACGCTAGGTGAAGGTCATCCAGTTTTAGCTGTTTCTGGACATATGGATGTGGTGGATGTTGATGAAGAAAATTGGGATACTGATCCATTTAAATTAGTTGAAAAAGGCGATATGCTTTATGGTCGTGGCGTGACAGATATGAAAGCTGGTTTAGCTGCTTTGATCATTGCGATGATTGAACTAAAAGAAGCAGGAACACCGCTTAATGGCACCATTAAATTACTAGCAACTAGTGGTGAAGAAGTGGGACAATTGGGCGCTGAAAAATTGACTGAACAAGGTTATATGAAAGATGTGGATGCCTTGATGATCGCTGAACCAAGCGGTTATCGTTGTGTATATGGTAATAAAGGTGAACTAAATGTTACCGTAAATTCAAAAGGGAAGGCTGCTCACAGTTCGATGCCTAAAGCAGGTGTTAATGCTGTCGAACACCTATTACATTTGCTAGCTAACATTGAAGGCAAAATCAAGCAAGCAACAGACGGTATTAATAATGATGTCTTGGGCGGTACAGTATTTAATATTGACGTGATTAATGGCGGTAATCAAATCAATGCAATTCCCGCTTCAGCTCAAGCATAA
- a CDS encoding M20/M25/M40 family metallo-hydrolase, with protein sequence MRTIPEFTNDKLEGIFKEAIAEYNDKTDAQIDYSVTMNTIAITGKEDSSLIKLIQKIGKPYVQNQKMSDDEIKAAEKSAELTGMTFSTDEILTMGVSGGTDGSKFLINQPKGFDYTMFGPGNDTMHKDNESLAKSMYFDYIDIYKQLFTEYLS encoded by the coding sequence ATGCGAACCATTCCTGAATTTACCAATGATAAATTGGAAGGCATCTTTAAAGAAGCCATTGCTGAGTATAATGATAAGACGGATGCTCAAATTGATTATTCAGTGACAATGAACACCATTGCTATTACTGGAAAAGAAGATTCTTCTTTGATTAAGCTTATTCAAAAAATCGGAAAACCTTATGTGCAAAACCAAAAAATGTCAGATGACGAAATTAAAGCAGCTGAAAAATCAGCTGAATTAACTGGAATGACGTTTTCAACCGATGAAATTTTGACCATGGGCGTTTCTGGCGGAACAGATGGCTCAAAATTCTTAATTAACCAACCAAAAGGCTTTGATTATACAATGTTTGGGCCTGGTAATGACACCATGCATAAAGATAATGAAAGTTTGGCAAAATCGATGTATTTTGATTATATTGATATTTACAAACAGTTATTTACTGAATATTTAAGTTAA
- a CDS encoding M20/M25/M40 family metallo-hydrolase, translating into MDEKKKVDLLSEMIQTKSINGNEKEVAKTLQRELNEAGISNEILPFGDNRANLVATLGSGHPVLAVSGHMDVVDVDEENWNTDPFELVEKEDMFYGRGVTDMKAGLIASVIAMIELKEAGTPLKGTIKLLASGGEEVGQLGAEKMANQGYMKDVDALLIAEPSGYRCVYANKGELNVTINSKGKAAHSSMPKAGINAVEHLLQVLNKIENKIKEATDGIEK; encoded by the coding sequence ATGGATGAAAAGAAAAAAGTAGATTTACTTTCCGAAATGATTCAAACCAAATCAATCAACGGTAACGAAAAAGAGGTAGCTAAGACCTTGCAACGAGAGCTAAATGAAGCGGGAATTTCTAATGAAATTTTGCCATTTGGTGATAATCGTGCAAATTTAGTCGCAACTTTAGGGAGCGGGCATCCTGTATTAGCCGTTTCTGGCCATATGGATGTGGTTGATGTTGATGAAGAAAATTGGAATACTGATCCATTTGAGTTAGTTGAAAAAGAGGACATGTTTTACGGTCGAGGCGTAACGGATATGAAGGCGGGATTAATAGCGTCAGTGATTGCGATGATCGAATTAAAAGAAGCTGGAACTCCACTTAAGGGAACCATTAAGTTATTAGCTTCTGGCGGCGAAGAAGTTGGCCAATTAGGGGCTGAAAAAATGGCAAACCAAGGCTATATGAAAGATGTCGATGCTTTGCTGATTGCTGAACCAAGTGGTTATCGTTGTGTATATGCAAATAAAGGGGAACTAAATGTAACGATTAATTCTAAAGGGAAAGCTGCTCACAGCTCAATGCCAAAAGCAGGAATTAATGCTGTTGAACATTTGTTGCAGGTGTTAAATAAGATTGAAAATAAAATCAAAGAAGCAACGGATGGCATCGAAAAATGA
- a CDS encoding PTS sugar transporter subunit IIC, translated as MNSKFMNKFVEIASKIGNQVHLRSLRDAFATIIPMFILAGLAVLINNVLFPFIFSGETLTVAQDFGNSINNGTLNIAGLLLCPTIAYFLSSNKGFANPISAAVVAMATYITIMPLAVDVPFNESTIETTGALTYENLGTEAMFVGIIIGLVATEVLLALNKTKVLRINLGEQVPPAVSKSFSTMLPAIITVSLFAALSLLLQITLNMDLITLIVTLIQQPLRAVGASLLGYLFLYSFGNLLFTFGIHQSVINGPFTEPFLTQNINENMIAYSQGTEPPNILTISFQTSFAQMGGTGATICLLIAILIFSRMKSYREMAKLSLAPGLFEINEPVIFGLPIVFNIPMIIPFVIIPIIQTLIAYAVTALGWISKTVVFIPWVTPPVISGYLATAGDWRAPILQIILITLGVIIYLPFLKISERVLKRQAEMNS; from the coding sequence ATGAATAGTAAATTTATGAATAAGTTTGTGGAAATAGCTTCAAAAATTGGAAATCAAGTGCACCTACGCTCTTTACGTGATGCATTTGCAACCATTATTCCGATGTTTATTTTGGCAGGCTTAGCCGTATTGATCAATAATGTATTGTTTCCCTTTATTTTTTCTGGTGAAACTTTAACTGTCGCACAAGATTTTGGGAACAGTATTAATAACGGAACGTTAAATATTGCCGGACTATTGTTGTGTCCTACGATTGCCTATTTTTTATCTTCAAATAAAGGCTTTGCCAATCCAATCTCTGCGGCAGTTGTAGCCATGGCAACTTACATTACGATTATGCCACTAGCCGTAGATGTGCCTTTTAATGAGTCAACGATCGAAACAACAGGTGCATTAACTTATGAAAATTTAGGCACAGAAGCGATGTTTGTTGGTATCATTATTGGATTGGTAGCGACTGAAGTCTTGTTAGCATTGAATAAAACGAAGGTGCTGCGGATCAATTTAGGCGAACAAGTTCCACCGGCGGTTTCGAAATCCTTTAGTACTATGTTACCAGCGATTATTACTGTTTCCTTATTTGCTGCACTTTCCTTACTTTTACAAATCACGTTAAATATGGATTTGATTACGCTGATCGTGACGCTTATCCAACAACCACTGCGCGCAGTGGGGGCTAGCTTACTTGGCTATTTATTCTTATATAGTTTTGGCAATCTTTTATTTACGTTTGGGATTCACCAATCGGTTATTAATGGCCCTTTTACTGAACCATTTTTAACACAAAATATTAACGAAAATATGATTGCTTATTCGCAAGGCACAGAACCGCCTAATATTTTGACGATTAGTTTTCAAACGTCTTTTGCGCAAATGGGTGGAACGGGTGCAACCATTTGTTTACTAATTGCAATTCTGATCTTTTCCCGGATGAAATCTTACCGGGAAATGGCTAAATTAAGTTTAGCTCCAGGACTTTTTGAAATCAATGAACCTGTAATCTTTGGCTTGCCCATTGTTTTTAATATTCCGATGATTATTCCATTTGTCATCATACCGATTATCCAAACATTAATTGCCTATGCTGTAACAGCACTCGGTTGGATTAGTAAGACCGTCGTCTTTATCCCTTGGGTCACGCCCCCAGTTATCAGTGGTTATCTCGCTACAGCAGGCGATTGGCGCGCACCGATTTTGCAAATCATTTTGATTACACTGGGCGTCATCATTTACCTGCCATTTCTAAAAATCAGTGAACGCGTATTGAAACGTCAAGCTGAAATGAATAGTTAA
- a CDS encoding M20/M25/M40 family metallo-hydrolase, producing MASKNEVLGDTVFNIDVIKGGNQINAIPASAQAQINMRTIPEFPNDKLEELFKKVIAEYNHQTDAQIDYSVTMNTIPITGKKDSSLVKLIQKIGQPYVQNQKMSDDEIKAAKKSAELMGMKFSTDEILTMGMSAGTDGSKFLIDQPEGFDYAMFGPGNDTMHKDNESLSKPMYFNFIEIFKQLFAEYLS from the coding sequence ATGGCATCGAAAAATGAAGTACTAGGAGATACTGTATTTAATATCGATGTGATTAAGGGCGGTAATCAAATCAACGCGATTCCCGCATCAGCGCAAGCACAAATTAACATGCGAACGATTCCTGAATTCCCTAATGATAAATTAGAAGAACTCTTTAAAAAAGTGATTGCTGAATATAACCATCAAACAGATGCGCAAATTGATTATTCAGTGACCATGAATACCATTCCTATTACTGGAAAAAAAGATTCTTCTTTGGTTAAACTCATCCAAAAAATTGGTCAACCTTACGTACAAAACCAAAAAATGTCAGATGATGAAATTAAAGCAGCTAAAAAATCAGCTGAATTAATGGGGATGAAGTTTTCCACCGATGAAATTTTAACCATGGGTATGTCCGCCGGTACGGACGGTTCAAAATTTTTGATCGACCAACCTGAAGGTTTTGATTATGCGATGTTTGGTCCCGGTAACGATACGATGCACAAAGATAACGAAAGCTTATCAAAACCGATGTACTTTAACTTTATAGAAATCTTCAAACAATTGTTTGCTGAGTATCTAAGCTAG